One segment of Papaver somniferum cultivar HN1 unplaced genomic scaffold, ASM357369v1 unplaced-scaffold_81, whole genome shotgun sequence DNA contains the following:
- the LOC113345198 gene encoding uncharacterized protein LOC113345198, with protein sequence MKSQTGSSVGDHCVPVKKTKVTISKSPCMPPPKAVVSKAAKKSKVVNSAEPKEVETVASESSDSGDSDSDHIEAATTDVVPSPTRKRKRTSKYWAEFQEVLIKGKTHGKCKHYKRNIGAERKNGTSSLRKHLNSCMAYKGSQQQINQMFLKASETQDGSVAAYNE encoded by the coding sequence ATGAAAAGTCAAACAGGAAGTAGTGTTGGTGATCATTGTGTTCCTGTAAAGAAGACTAAAGTTACCATTTCGAAATCCCCGTGTATgccgcctcctaaagctgtcgtTTCGAAGGCTGCAAAGAAGAGTAAAGTTGTAAACTCAGCAGAGCCGAAAGAAGTAGAAACTGTAGCCAGTGAGTCAAGTGATTCtggtgattctgattctgatcatATAGAAGCGGCAACAACAGATGTGGTTCCTTCACCTACACGTAAACGCAAAAGAACCTCAAAGTATTGGGCTGAATTTCAAGAGGTATTGATAAAAGGGAAAACACACGGAAAATGCAAGCACTACAAGAGGAATATTGGTGCGGAGAGAAAAAATGGGACAAGCAGTTtgaggaaacatctaaatagttgTATGGCGTACAAAGGATCACAACAGCAAATTAACCAAATGTTCTTGAAAGCTAGTGAAACACAAGATGGGTCAGTAGCTGCTTACAACGAGTGA
- the LOC113345180 gene encoding glutamate receptor 2.7-like codes for MSIQNTTRLGITDEFKVGVVLDLKLPITKVWLTSMNMALFDFYSSTKTSRKRRLVLHVADSNADILDASFAAINLIQDDEVQAIIGPLTSAQAIYMLHLGKKTQIPIISFTATSPSISPSHYPYFIRTTHQDSSQVDAIAAVVQTFKWREVVPIYEDTEYGNGFMPYLIDAFHNISTRVPYRSVLPESATDDRILQELYKLMTMQTRVFVLHMGSYLGVRIFEKAKTIGMMSKGYVWIVTDGYGQYLSSFNSSVLDTMQGVIGIRRYVPKSLKLRSFKSRWKKKFRKENPDSKKSLDIYGILAYDTIWLLANAIEKLERLDSRFLKQNDVANCSHVAKLGISQIGTKLLQEITNTKFKGLSGHFSLVDRQLHVHTFHILNVFGRGVRGIGIWTSSDGIIKDISSNGTRENRHLISNHDNLRPIIWPGNTTAIPKGWINPTGEKKLRIGVPLRSSYTEFVKVTRNPSSNDSVDVTGYCIDVFIAAIGMLPYAVPYEFIPFQNANHTAAGTYNDLIYQVYLQKFDAVVGDVTITANRSQYVDYTLPYVEAGASMIVLTRKDFNKEALIFFLPLEWRLWLTIVAFFIYIGCVIWILEHRGNREFRGGPHSLYQMGTMLSFSFSMLVFAHKEKVLSSPGRFVMILWFLAVFILTTSYTASYSAMLLANRFQPTFTDVNHLIKNGYNVGYKSGSFIEGMLKQMGFDESNLKGYRTPEECDEAFSKKRQDGGIVAAIDELPYIELLLAQYCDKYTKVGDIYPTGGFGFVFPKGSPLGLDISRTILSVREDKEKMKRIRHTWFGSKRTCSDHESSSYSLTLHSFQYLFIFVGVLSLIPLLADLLIFLYKNQIVLTSPNTSISQKFVRLVEKFNEEDEKRLRYYEYHEGIGSQGDVGIDPERGEVPT; via the exons ATGAGTATTCAGAATACAACAAGGTTGGGGATTACTGATGAGTTTAAAGTAGGAGTTGTTCTTGACTTGAAGTTACCAATCACAAAGGTGTGGTTGACATCCATGAACATGGCTCTCTTCGATTTCTATTCATCTACTAAAACTTCCCGCAAGAGAAGGTTGGTTCTTCATGTTGCTGACTCTAATGCTGATATTCTGGATGCTTCATTTGCAG CTATAAATCTGATACAAGACGATGAAGTGCAAGCTATAATTGGGCCACTGACATCAGCGCAAGCAATTTACATGTTGCATCTCGGCAAAAAAACACAGATTCCAATTATTTCTTTCACTGCAACAAGTCCGTCTATCTCCCCATCTCACTACCCTTATTTCATTCGCACAACACATCAAGACTCGTCTCAAGTAGACGCCATTGCTGCCGTCGTCCAAACCTTTAAATGGAGAGAAGTTGTACCTATATATGAAGATACTGAGTATGGAAATGGATTTATGCCATACTTAATCGACGCGTTCCACAACATCAGTACACGAGTTCCATATAGGAGTGTACTACCTGAATCTGCTACTGACGACCGAATTCTTCAAGAACTCTACAAATTGATGACAATGCAAACCAGAGTATTCGTTCTACATATGGGGTCGTATCTTGGAGTCCGAATTTTTGAAAAAGCAAAGACGATCGGAATGATGAGTAAAGGGTACGTATGGATTGTCACGGATGGCTATGGCCAATATTTGAGTTCATTCAACTCCTCTGTTCTTGATACAATGCAAGGAGTAATAGGTATAAGGCGTTACGTCCCGAAATCCTTAAAACTTAGATCATTTAAGTCTAGATGGAAAAAGAAGTTCCGGAAGGAAAACCCGGATAGTAAAAAAAGTTTGGATATTTATGGTATACTGGCATACGATACAATCTGGTTACTAGCAAATGCTATAGAGAAATTGGAAAGACTTGATTCtcgatttttaaaacaaaatgatGTAGCAAATTGTAGCCATGTTGCAAAACTAGGTATCTCGCAAATAGGTACCAAGCTTTTGCAAGAAATTACCAATAccaaatttaaaggtctaagcgGACACTTTAGTCTCGTTGATAGGCAATTGCATGTACATACCTTTCATATACTGAATGTCTTTGGAAGGGGTGTGAGAGGAATCGGAATCTGGACATCTTCAGATGGAATTATAAAGGATATAAGTTCTAATGGTACCAGGGAAAACAGGCATCTCATTTCGAACCATGATAATCTACGCCCGATTATATGGCCCGGAAATACTACAGCCATTCCTAAAGGTTGGATCAATCCGACAGGTGAGAAAAAGTTGAGAATAGGAGTTCCGCTAAGATCCAGTTATACTGAATTTGTGAAGGTAACAAGAAATCCTAGTTCCAACGACTCAGTTGATGTCACTGGATATTGCATTGACGTTTTTATTGCTGCAATTGGGATGTTACCATATGCTGTCCCTTACGAATTTATTCCTTTTCAAAATGCCAACCATACTGCTGCTGGAACCTACAACGATCTTATATATCAAGTCTATCTCCAG AAATTCGATGCTGTAGTTGGAGATGTCACGATCACAGCCAATCGATCACAATATGTAGATTATACGCTACCTTATGTAGAAGCCGGGGCATCAATGATCGTATTGACAAGGAAGGATTTTAACAAAGAAGCCTTGATATTTTTCCTTCCGCTAGAGTGGAGACTTTGGCTGACAATTGTTGCTTTCTTTATTTATATTGGCTGCGTGATTTGGATTCTCGAACATAGAGGGAACCGGGAGTTTAGAGGAGGGCCTCATTCTTTATATCAGATGGGCACAATGCTTTCCTTCTCATTTTCGATGCTTGTCTTTGCACACA AGGAAAAGGTTTTGAGTAGTCCGGGTAGATTTGTAATGATTTTATGGTTCTTAGCTGTATTCATTCTCACTACAAGTTACACAGCGAGTTATTCAGCTATGTTGTTAGCTAATAGATTTCAACCAACCTTCACTGATGTTAACCATCTCATCAAGAATGGGTACAATGTCGGATACAAGAGCGGTTCATTCATCGAAGGAATGTTGAAGCAAATGGGTTTCGATGAGTCTAATCTGAAAGGATATCGCACACCCGAAGAATGTGATGAAGCTTTCTCAAAAAAGAGACAAGACGGAGGTATTGTTGCTGCAATTGACGAGCTGCCTTACATTGAGCTCCTCCTCGCTCAGTATTGCGATAAGTACACCAAGGTTGGAGATATCTACCCCACTGGTGGATTTGGTTTT GTTTTCCCAAAAGGTTCTCCTTTGGGACTTGACATTTCAAGGACAATCTTGAGTGTAAGAGAAgataaagagaaaatgaaaaggatTCGGCATACTTGGTTCGGGAGTAAACGAACTTGTTCAGATCATGAATCTTCTTCGTACAGTCTTACTCTTCATAGCTTTCAATACCTTTTCATCTTTGTTGGAGTTCTTTCACTTATTCCCTTACTTGCAGATTTGCTAATTTttttgtataaaaaccaaatagtCTTGACTTCTCCGAATACTTCTATTAGTCAAAAATTTGTAAGGTTGGTGGAAAAATTTAACGAGGAGGATGAAAAGCGCTTGAGATACTATGAATACCATGAAGGAATTGGCAGTCAAGGGGACGTAGGTATAGATCCGGAACGAGGCGAAGTGCCAACCTAG
- the LOC113345197 gene encoding protein DOG1-like 3, with translation MGSLSNEMRFRICHQNWMMQQQEDLEELVEVYHENPNNEQKLRLIIDKTIKHFEEYTDKRSQLAVDDAPSFFSPTWLTSVENCYLWLGGCRPSLSIRLVYSLCGSELEEHLTEFLQGVRTGNLGELSADQLGLVSDLQCRTIKEEEMLSSKMASLQENIADNQLTALANNWDHDSSTAADQATAADEGEPA, from the coding sequence ATGGGGAGCTTATCGAATGAAATGCGCTTCCGTATATGCCACCAGAATTGGATGATGCAGCAGCAAGAAGATCTCGAGGAGCTCGTAGAAGTTTACCACGAAAACCCAAACAATGAACAAAAACTTCGTCTTATCATCGACAAAACCATCAAACACTTCGAAGAGTATACCGATAAAAGATCCCAACTTGCAGTAGACGACGCTCCGTCCTTCTTTTCACCAACTTGGTTGACTTCCGTGGAAAACTGTTACCTTTGGCTTGGTGGTTGCAGACCCTCCTTATCGATTCGACTCGTTTACTCACTTTGCGGCTCAGAGCTGGAGGAACATCTCACTGAATTCTTGCAAGGAGTGAGAACAGGCAACTTAGGTGAATTATCGGCAGATCAACTTGGTCTTGTCAGTGACTTGCAGTGCAGAACAATTAAGGAAGAAGAGATGCTTTCAAGCAAGATGGCAAGTTTACAAGAGAATATAGCTGATAATCAACTGACTGCGCTTGCTAATAACTGGGATCACGATTCGAGCACTGCTGCTGATCAAGCCACAGCGGCAGACGAGGGAGAACCGGCCTAG